In the genome of Lacerta agilis isolate rLacAgi1 chromosome 2, rLacAgi1.pri, whole genome shotgun sequence, one region contains:
- the LOC117040998 gene encoding CMRF35-like molecule 3: MRIWRTLTILIWGLLPGCMSALIGPEALGGFLGRSLSVMCKYEYWYQTYKKYWCKGSSWRTCSVVVQTTGSEEEVKAGRMSLKDNHIGLEFTVRMENLTQQDAGIYWCGIKKRGSDPGFRIHITVLPDPEETTAISRQPDLDPSLNTTDNT; the protein is encoded by the exons ATGAGGATCTGGAGGACTTTGACGATCCTGATCTGGGGGCTGCTTCCAG GTTGCATGTCTGCTCTGATTGGTCCTGAAGCACTGGGTGGATTTCTAGGCAGGTCGCTTTCTGTGATGTGCAAATATGAATATTGGTATCAGACGTATAAAAAATATTGGTGCAAAGGAAGTTCATGGAGGACATGTAGTGTAGTTGTTCAGACTACAGGATCTGAGGAAGAAGTGAAAGCTGGCAGAATGTCTCTCAAGGACAATCATATTGGTTTGGAATTCACAGTCAGAATGGAGAACCTCACACAGCAGGATGCTGGGATTTACTGGTGTGGCATAAAGAAAAGAGGCTCTGATCCTGGATTCCGTATACATATTACTGTTCTCCCAG ATCCAGAAGAAACAACAGCAATTAGCAGGCAACCAGACCTTGATCCCTCCCTAAACACTACTGACAACACGTAA
- the LOC117039047 gene encoding CMRF35-like molecule 5 → MQLLSLLGLVFLLPGCFSDLTVLKMHAIPGGLVSVECKYDERYKGNPKYWCKEMSKTSCGKIVETSGSEEPVRKGRVSIRDNHSLNQFTVTIDELTNSDTGMYKCGVIVQGGSDLMVPVNVTETTRGPEDAFHKDISSLRYLMYMSFLVSIALKAPIFLGMILAIIWMRSKKT, encoded by the exons ATGCAGCTGCTGTCTTTGCTCGGCCTGGTATTCCTCCTGCCAG GATGTTTCTCTGACTTGACAGTCCTCAAGATGCATGCAATCCCGGGAGGATTGGTGTCTGTGGAATGCAAATACGACGAACGGTATAAGGGAAACCCGAAATACTGGTGCAAAGAAATGAGCAAAACATCATGTGGCAAAATTGTCGAGACTTCAGGTTCAGAAGAGCCAGTGAGGAAAGGCAGAGTCTCCATCAGAGACAACCATTCATTAAACCAATTCACAGTGACGATTGATGAGCTGACCAACAGTGATACCGGCATGTACAAATGTGGAGTGATTGTGCAGGGAGGTTCGGATCTGATGGTTCCAGTTAATGTGACGG AAACCACCAGAGGGCCAGAAGATGCCTTTCACAAGGATATCAGTTCTCTCAG ATACCTGATGTACATGTCCTTCCTGGTTTCAATTGCCTTGAAAGCCCCCATCTTCCTGGGTATGATCCTTGCAATTATCTGGATGCGCAGTAAGAAGACATAG